In Flavobacteriales bacterium, one genomic interval encodes:
- a CDS encoding peptidoglycan DD-metalloendopeptidase family protein has protein sequence MQVWIKWALGSVLTAGAVGTLLTVDVSPHVEYKPDSDPVGIVDTIPSSPSTYGIPMSGYSIEQGTVKSGATFGDLLAEQGVSMNTVQDMVELAEPYFDVRRMRTGHPYAFVYKADNTNGPDYFVYESDPVEYVVFGLKDSLHVRVGHRPIKVEEHSVACLVTGALYNDFVAAGADPALAMQLSDVFAWTIDFYRIQKDDVFSVVYREQSVEGKPYGRPEILAARYASGGVIKEAFEFAQSDGVEQYFDSEGNSMRKAFLKSPIKFSRISSGFSSRRLHPVQKVMKAHLGTDYAAAYGTPILAVGDGVVEKSGYTGGNGNYVKIRHNGTYSTQYLHMRKTLVKAGDAVQQGDVIGEVGSTGLATGPHVCFRFWKNGVQVDHRREEFPNTEPLAEELRPAFNRMREERTSELDGAELAVVRKTKVITF, from the coding sequence ATGCAAGTTTGGATCAAATGGGCGCTGGGCTCCGTGCTGACGGCAGGAGCAGTAGGAACACTCTTGACCGTGGATGTCAGTCCCCACGTGGAATACAAGCCGGATAGTGATCCCGTGGGCATTGTGGATACCATTCCATCTTCACCTAGTACTTACGGAATTCCAATGTCGGGCTATTCCATTGAACAAGGTACCGTGAAGTCAGGTGCAACGTTCGGTGACCTACTTGCTGAGCAAGGAGTGTCCATGAACACGGTACAGGATATGGTTGAATTGGCAGAACCTTATTTTGATGTTCGACGAATGCGCACTGGGCACCCTTATGCGTTCGTTTACAAAGCGGACAATACGAATGGCCCTGATTACTTTGTTTATGAATCGGATCCCGTTGAATATGTAGTGTTCGGGCTGAAGGATAGTTTGCATGTACGTGTAGGGCATCGACCTATCAAAGTCGAAGAACATAGCGTCGCTTGCTTAGTGACCGGTGCGCTTTACAATGATTTTGTTGCAGCAGGAGCAGATCCAGCACTCGCAATGCAATTGTCCGATGTGTTCGCGTGGACCATTGACTTCTATCGGATCCAGAAGGATGACGTTTTCTCCGTGGTGTACCGAGAGCAGAGCGTTGAAGGAAAACCTTACGGTAGACCGGAGATACTTGCGGCACGGTATGCCAGTGGTGGCGTGATCAAAGAGGCATTTGAATTTGCGCAATCAGATGGGGTGGAGCAGTATTTCGATAGCGAAGGGAATAGTATGCGTAAGGCGTTCCTGAAGTCACCCATCAAATTCAGTCGCATTTCATCCGGTTTCTCCAGCAGGCGATTGCATCCTGTTCAGAAAGTGATGAAAGCGCATCTTGGAACGGATTACGCTGCGGCATACGGTACACCCATCTTGGCGGTAGGGGATGGTGTTGTGGAAAAGTCAGGGTATACGGGAGGGAATGGCAACTATGTGAAGATCCGCCATAACGGTACCTACTCCACGCAATACCTGCACATGCGGAAGACGTTGGTGAAAGCGGGTGACGCTGTTCAGCAAGGCGATGTGATCGGCGAGGTCGGCAGCACGGGCTTGGCCACCGGACCGCATGTCTGTTTCCGTTTCTGGAAAAATGGTGTTCAAGTGGATCACCGCCGCGAGGAATTCCCGAATACGGAGCCTTTGGCGGAAGAGCTAAGACCAGCCTTCAACCGCATGCGCGAAGAGCGCACGAGTGAGCTGGATGGTGCCGAATTGGCGGTGGTGCGTAAGACCAAAGTGATCACGTTCTAA
- the ispG gene encoding (E)-4-hydroxy-3-methylbut-2-enyl-diphosphate synthase: MPDTIVIPAYKYCPSLFQYERWNTRSVQVGDIGIGGENPIRVQSMTTTDTMDTVATVAQSIRMIEAGCELVRITAPSKKEAENLAVIKKKLREQGYTAPLVADIHFTPNAAEIAARIVEKVRVNPGNYADKKKFDVREYSDAQYEAELERIRERFTPLVRICKEEGTAMRIGTNHGSLSDRILNRYGDTPQGMVESAFEFLRICRDENYHEIVLSMKSSNVQVMVQAYRLLVHRMMEEGWNYPLHLGVTEAGDGEDGRVKSAAGIGALLEDGLGDTVRVSLTEDPEAEIPVAQALVKRYTARPGHSAIPAIGKSPVDPFTHERRLTHEVLNMGARHVPIVMADLSMKQSISQATFFAWGYRYSVPLDKWNITDQACDYAYIGQNTIEFELPGTLGILQDHATWLTNRTKVQHYPFIQKREYVDGVELHPRFNMVHATLQDLDEAFISKLEADETAVLLIVTKNTHGMAEQRRLFFELMEHGCEVPVIVARSYGSITKDDLVLQSSTDMGPLFIDGYGDGIFITDTDGGREDLVCRTAFGILQATRTRTSKTEYISCPSCGRTLFDLQETTAKIRARTSHLKGVKIGIMGCIVNGPGEMADADYGYVGTGPGVITLYKEKNVVKRNVPSANAVDELIELIKKGGDWVEME; encoded by the coding sequence ATGCCCGATACGATCGTGATCCCTGCATATAAATACTGCCCATCGCTCTTCCAATACGAGCGTTGGAATACCCGATCCGTACAAGTTGGTGACATCGGTATCGGTGGAGAGAATCCCATCCGCGTGCAGAGCATGACCACCACGGACACGATGGATACCGTGGCGACCGTTGCACAAAGTATCCGGATGATCGAAGCTGGATGCGAGCTCGTTCGCATTACTGCACCGAGTAAAAAAGAGGCGGAGAATTTGGCCGTGATAAAAAAGAAACTGCGTGAGCAAGGATACACTGCGCCACTTGTTGCCGACATCCACTTCACACCGAATGCAGCCGAGATCGCAGCGCGCATCGTAGAAAAAGTGCGTGTCAACCCAGGAAATTACGCCGACAAAAAGAAGTTCGATGTACGTGAATACAGCGACGCACAATACGAAGCCGAACTGGAACGTATCCGGGAGCGCTTTACGCCATTAGTGCGCATCTGCAAAGAAGAAGGTACCGCAATGCGCATCGGTACGAACCACGGAAGTTTAAGCGATCGCATTCTGAATCGTTATGGCGATACGCCACAAGGCATGGTGGAAAGTGCCTTTGAGTTCCTGCGCATTTGTAGGGATGAAAACTACCACGAGATCGTGTTGAGCATGAAATCCAGCAACGTGCAAGTGATGGTGCAAGCGTATCGCTTATTGGTGCATCGCATGATGGAAGAGGGTTGGAACTACCCTTTACATTTAGGCGTGACCGAAGCTGGAGACGGCGAAGATGGTCGCGTAAAAAGTGCGGCTGGCATCGGGGCTTTATTGGAGGACGGACTAGGCGATACCGTTCGTGTTAGTCTTACTGAAGATCCCGAAGCAGAGATCCCGGTTGCACAAGCATTGGTCAAGCGATACACTGCTCGTCCGGGCCATAGCGCGATCCCTGCTATCGGGAAAAGTCCGGTCGATCCATTTACGCATGAACGTCGACTCACGCATGAAGTGCTCAATATGGGTGCTCGCCATGTGCCTATTGTTATGGCGGATCTTAGTATGAAGCAGTCGATCTCGCAAGCAACTTTCTTTGCATGGGGCTATCGGTATAGCGTACCCCTGGATAAGTGGAACATTACGGACCAAGCATGTGACTATGCCTACATCGGCCAGAACACCATTGAATTCGAATTGCCCGGGACATTGGGCATACTACAGGATCACGCAACATGGTTGACGAATAGGACCAAGGTCCAACATTATCCATTCATTCAAAAGAGGGAGTACGTTGATGGCGTGGAACTTCATCCACGATTCAACATGGTACATGCGACCTTACAAGATCTTGATGAAGCGTTCATTTCAAAACTGGAGGCCGACGAGACAGCAGTGCTGCTGATCGTAACGAAGAACACGCATGGCATGGCGGAACAACGGCGCTTGTTCTTCGAACTGATGGAACACGGCTGTGAAGTACCGGTCATCGTTGCTCGTTCCTATGGCAGCATCACGAAAGACGACCTGGTTTTGCAAAGCAGTACGGATATGGGTCCGCTTTTTATTGATGGATACGGCGATGGAATATTCATTACCGACACCGACGGTGGCCGTGAGGATCTTGTTTGCCGAACTGCATTCGGCATCCTTCAAGCTACACGAACGCGCACCAGTAAAACGGAATATATCAGTTGCCCAAGTTGTGGGCGCACCTTGTTCGATCTACAAGAAACGACTGCAAAGATCCGTGCACGGACCAGTCACCTGAAAGGTGTTAAGATCGGTATCATGGGTTGCATCGTAAACGGTCCAGGCGAAATGGCCGATGCCGATTATGGCTACGTTGGAACTGGTCCGGGCGTGATCACATTGTACAAAGAGAAGAACGTTGTAAAGCGCAACGTACCGAGTGCGAACGCTGTGGATGAGCTTATTGAGCTGATCAAGAAAGGAGGAGATTGGGTGGAAATGGAGTGA
- a CDS encoding transcriptional regulator produces MAFEPLDPVLHNQLRLAVMSLLVSVEHAEFTWLLEQTGATRGNLSVQISKLKEAGYVLVKKGFRDNYPLTTCSISPKGATAFGTYVESIKGYLAP; encoded by the coding sequence ATGGCGTTTGAACCATTGGACCCCGTATTGCACAACCAGCTCCGATTGGCTGTTATGAGCCTTTTGGTGAGCGTTGAACATGCAGAATTCACATGGCTCCTGGAGCAGACAGGTGCAACGCGCGGCAATCTTAGTGTGCAGATCAGCAAGCTGAAGGAAGCTGGGTATGTACTTGTAAAGAAGGGATTCCGGGATAACTATCCGTTAACAACGTGTTCCATCTCACCAAAAGGCGCCACGGCATTCGGAACGTATGTGGAGTCGATCAAAGGTTATTTGGCCCCATGA
- a CDS encoding DUF502 domain-containing protein gives MNTRRPFQYVLSLFFRGLLLLVPATIMIWAMWTALKFLDGIIQTDIPGLGLIILITIITLAGLLGTTFLFQPLAAIGEELLQRIPFLKTLYDALKDLVEALVGSKRKFDRPVLVRIGDGYDAERIGFVTQHDLSHLGLGTDKVAVYLPHAFNWSGNLFIVPVSHITPLNAKAKDVMKFVVSGGVSQVDDETEPTGSGMPVA, from the coding sequence ATGAACACTCGTAGACCATTCCAATACGTTCTTAGCCTATTTTTCAGAGGCTTGCTTTTGCTTGTTCCGGCCACGATCATGATCTGGGCGATGTGGACCGCATTGAAATTCCTGGATGGCATCATCCAAACGGACATACCCGGGCTAGGGCTGATCATCCTGATCACGATCATTACGCTTGCTGGTCTGTTAGGCACCACCTTCCTCTTTCAGCCATTAGCTGCGATCGGCGAAGAATTGTTACAGCGGATCCCATTCCTGAAGACATTGTACGATGCATTAAAGGATCTTGTTGAAGCTCTAGTGGGAAGCAAGCGGAAATTCGATCGACCTGTCCTTGTGCGCATTGGTGACGGTTACGATGCAGAAAGGATCGGATTCGTAACCCAGCATGACCTCAGTCACCTAGGCCTCGGAACAGATAAGGTAGCCGTTTACTTACCCCACGCCTTCAACTGGAGCGGTAATTTGTTCATTGTCCCGGTCAGTCACATCACACCGCTGAATGCCAAAGCAAAAGATGTAATGAAATTCGTTGTTAGCGGCGGCGTATCGCAGGTGGATGATGAAACAGAACCTACCGGATCCGGCATGCCGGTTGCATAA
- a CDS encoding MmcQ/YjbR family DNA-binding protein — MTLQEFRDHCLKKEWFSEDLPFDKVTLAFRVGGKIFALMDTDIFASVNLKCDPERAIELRERFPGITGGYHMNKQHWNTIVTDGSVPGKLLLELADHSYDLVRASLTKKQREAMGA; from the coding sequence ATGACCTTACAGGAATTCCGAGATCATTGTCTTAAAAAAGAGTGGTTCAGTGAAGACCTTCCATTCGATAAGGTCACCTTGGCGTTCCGTGTTGGAGGAAAGATCTTTGCGTTAATGGATACCGACATTTTCGCGAGCGTGAACTTGAAATGTGATCCAGAACGTGCGATCGAACTACGCGAGCGTTTTCCCGGAATTACGGGAGGATACCACATGAACAAGCAACATTGGAACACCATTGTTACTGACGGATCCGTCCCCGGCAAACTACTGCTGGAGTTAGCAGACCATAGCTATGACCTTGTTCGCGCGTCGCTCACAAAGAAGCAACGTGAGGCAATGGGAGCGTGA
- a CDS encoding DUF4230 domain-containing protein, translating into MRKVFGIVLLAAFGLLVFFITREAYQPEASSTEVSSTILLERVRPVLKLVTVEGDFSELYTFKQADARFEFFKQFAAFQKQAIVRVQGRASIGYDLEGMELAFDTATHTVRLTGMDTPKLLSLEHDMDYYDLEAGAFNAFTAADMTKINSESKQLISDKIENSGLYEAAAKQRDQMLTVMRAVIENSGWNFEDNVSPRDGRSRLNVE; encoded by the coding sequence ATGCGAAAAGTGTTCGGCATCGTGTTACTGGCTGCGTTCGGCCTATTGGTGTTCTTCATTACCAGAGAAGCCTATCAGCCGGAGGCTTCCAGCACTGAAGTAAGTTCCACGATCTTGCTCGAGCGCGTGCGGCCAGTGCTGAAATTGGTTACCGTTGAGGGTGATTTCAGCGAACTCTATACCTTTAAGCAAGCCGACGCGAGATTCGAATTTTTCAAGCAATTCGCAGCGTTCCAGAAACAGGCGATCGTGAGAGTTCAAGGAAGGGCCAGCATTGGGTATGACCTGGAAGGAATGGAACTCGCTTTCGATACAGCCACGCATACCGTGCGCCTAACGGGCATGGATACCCCAAAGTTGCTTTCATTGGAACACGATATGGACTATTACGACCTGGAAGCAGGCGCCTTCAATGCCTTTACTGCTGCAGATATGACCAAGATCAATTCCGAGTCAAAACAACTGATCTCTGACAAGATCGAGAATAGTGGTCTTTATGAGGCTGCCGCAAAACAGCGGGACCAGATGCTTACGGTAATGCGCGCAGTGATCGAGAACTCCGGGTGGAATTTCGAGGATAATGTTTCGCCCCGTGATGGTCGTTCGCGGCTGAATGTAGAATAG
- a CDS encoding NAD(P)H-binding protein has translation MSFTLLIAGATGLIGKKTLELALADPSINKVIAPVRKKLPDHPKLEQWVDSDFAKALRPGKADAVICCLGTTIKKAGSKEAFRHVDHDLVITLGKWAKENGVGTFCVVSSMGADAGSSIFYNKVKGEMERDLFALQLPTLHIFHPSILKGPREAVRIGERIGIAAMSAFSFITPDNYKPMPYDTLAKALISASKIKTSGTYTYRKIFELAGR, from the coding sequence ATGTCATTCACACTACTGATAGCAGGCGCCACAGGATTGATCGGCAAAAAGACGCTGGAACTTGCGCTCGCTGACCCGTCCATCAACAAGGTCATTGCACCGGTCCGCAAGAAACTTCCGGATCATCCAAAGCTCGAACAATGGGTTGATAGCGACTTTGCAAAGGCATTGCGCCCCGGAAAAGCCGATGCCGTGATATGCTGCTTAGGAACCACGATCAAAAAAGCGGGTAGCAAAGAAGCCTTCCGGCATGTGGATCATGACCTGGTGATCACGCTTGGAAAGTGGGCGAAGGAAAATGGCGTTGGAACCTTCTGTGTTGTGAGTTCCATGGGGGCAGATGCAGGATCCTCTATCTTCTACAACAAGGTGAAAGGGGAAATGGAGCGCGATCTTTTTGCGCTTCAGCTTCCTACCCTGCACATCTTCCATCCTTCCATATTGAAAGGTCCACGAGAAGCAGTACGTATTGGTGAACGGATCGGAATTGCGGCAATGAGCGCATTCTCCTTTATTACACCGGATAACTATAAGCCAATGCCTTACGATACGTTAGCAAAAGCGTTGATCAGTGCCTCTAAGATCAAAACCAGTGGCACCTATACGTATCGGAAGATCTTTGAACTCGCAGGGAGATAG
- the hemW gene encoding radical SAM family heme chaperone HemW — translation MSGIYVHVPFCKQACTYCDFHFSTSVKSRTELLNAMILELELRKNEVSGTVSTIYFGGGTPSLLEPDRIASFIEKCKTLFSVTIDAEVTLEANPDDITKERLVQWLAAGVTRMSMGTQSFREDRLKFMGRAHTASEAMKGIELISKAGFASWTIDLIYGLPQMDLNEWDEELTIALDHGMPHLSAYCLTVEPRTVLAHQVQKGTVQMPGDDVQSAQFDRLMERMDLAGLDHYEISNFGKPGHWSRHNTSYWEGVPYVGVGPSAHSFNGTERRWNVANNARYVKAISEGQRFWESEKLTPAQRTNELLMTGLRTSSGVDRSKLEIDPFTINSSAINNYVSKRHLFVTAERLVLSRAGRHFADRIASDLFVPEDDR, via the coding sequence ATGAGCGGCATCTACGTTCATGTGCCATTCTGCAAACAAGCCTGCACCTATTGCGATTTTCATTTTTCAACTTCCGTAAAAAGCAGAACGGAATTGCTGAATGCAATGATCCTGGAGTTGGAATTGCGTAAAAATGAAGTGAGCGGCACTGTTAGCACGATCTATTTCGGAGGTGGAACGCCCAGCCTTCTGGAACCGGATCGGATCGCCTCTTTCATTGAAAAATGCAAGACCCTTTTCAGCGTTACGATCGATGCTGAGGTCACATTGGAAGCGAATCCGGATGACATAACCAAGGAACGGTTGGTGCAATGGCTTGCCGCAGGGGTCACGCGCATGAGCATGGGCACGCAAAGCTTTCGGGAAGATCGATTGAAATTCATGGGACGTGCCCATACGGCCTCGGAAGCAATGAAGGGCATTGAACTGATTTCCAAAGCCGGCTTCGCATCATGGACCATTGACCTGATCTACGGATTACCTCAAATGGATCTGAACGAATGGGATGAGGAACTTACCATCGCATTGGATCATGGCATGCCGCATCTCTCTGCCTATTGCTTAACCGTTGAGCCGCGCACTGTTTTGGCGCATCAAGTACAAAAAGGCACAGTACAAATGCCGGGTGATGACGTGCAAAGTGCGCAGTTCGACCGTTTGATGGAGCGCATGGATTTAGCTGGTTTGGACCATTACGAGATCAGCAATTTCGGAAAACCCGGACATTGGTCGCGGCACAATACAAGTTATTGGGAAGGTGTTCCGTATGTAGGCGTAGGGCCGTCAGCACATTCGTTCAACGGAACCGAGCGGCGATGGAATGTGGCGAACAACGCGCGTTATGTGAAAGCGATCAGTGAAGGTCAAAGATTCTGGGAAAGTGAGAAGCTCACCCCTGCACAACGGACCAATGAGCTACTAATGACGGGGTTGCGCACAAGTTCAGGGGTCGATCGTTCGAAATTGGAAATAGATCCGTTCACGATCAATTCATCGGCAATAAACAACTATGTATCGAAGAGGCATTTATTTGTTACAGCCGAGCGATTAGTTTTGAGCAGAGCGGGACGTCATTTTGCGGACCGAATTGCATCTGATCTATTCGTACCAGAAGATGATCGCTGA
- a CDS encoding T9SS type A sorting domain-containing protein, whose amino-acid sequence MNFEYTEHVLQYSSEPEQLAYGLSWRALTNFDFEQIGWLAVDQSSVYFRSTSPYHVGYVSYYDTTMRQVYDFDLAIGDTAYLTNPPSSEFPAIVWDIDTAFIASAPRTRFILDNGDIIVTGIGSLQGLLRPLLYHHENYFELLDYCGEYLDTDSIQYTGCWPNAVGVAQTLNPNISIFPNPNGGEFSILHSDPGTNYTVLDMRGATIVSGLIDGESTLVQMPIIAPGLYVLDVNGQRNKLIIE is encoded by the coding sequence ATGAACTTTGAATATACGGAACACGTATTGCAATATTCGTCAGAGCCGGAGCAGCTAGCTTATGGCCTTTCATGGCGTGCATTAACGAACTTCGATTTCGAGCAGATCGGTTGGTTGGCGGTGGATCAGAGCAGCGTCTATTTCAGAAGTACTTCGCCATACCATGTTGGGTATGTCTCGTACTACGACACTACAATGCGCCAAGTATACGACTTCGACTTAGCCATCGGAGACACGGCATATTTGACCAACCCGCCCAGTTCGGAATTTCCTGCCATAGTGTGGGACATTGACACGGCCTTCATCGCCAGTGCGCCAAGGACACGCTTTATTTTGGACAATGGCGATATTATAGTCACAGGGATTGGGAGTTTGCAAGGACTGCTTCGTCCACTATTGTATCATCACGAAAATTACTTCGAACTGCTTGATTATTGCGGTGAATACTTGGATACGGATAGCATTCAATACACCGGATGTTGGCCGAATGCCGTTGGAGTAGCACAAACGTTGAACCCAAATATCAGCATCTTTCCGAATCCGAATGGTGGAGAGTTCTCCATTTTACATTCAGATCCTGGGACCAATTACACTGTCTTGGATATGCGAGGTGCAACAATTGTATCGGGTCTTATTGACGGAGAAAGCACATTAGTGCAGATGCCGATTATTGCTCCCGGTCTTTACGTTCTTGATGTGAACGGCCAACGCAACAAACTGATCATCGAGTAA
- a CDS encoding DMT family transporter: MHARRNALLLLHLIVFIWGFTGILGKLIDQSPLHLVYTRTVIGLVGMALAAWWLGRTISPLTPHLRNYLLTGLIIAGHWITFFAAIKLSTASIAAACLSTSTVFTALLEPFWFKRKIRMYEVVLGVIVVAALIMIFGIESKHRIGIAVATLSAFLSAWFNVVNAVLVSRDNAIRIGFYEMLAVVLSIGIYLLITNDLPLPLWELPTDTIIYQLILGLVCTSFAFVIGIAVMRQLSPFTVVLTVNLEPIYTIIIALMIWGAEEQMKLGSYFGIALILGCLMVNGWLQRKKARGEVVTPAPLTQG, from the coding sequence ATGCACGCTCGCCGCAACGCATTATTGCTCCTTCACCTGATCGTATTCATCTGGGGCTTCACGGGGATCCTGGGCAAATTGATCGACCAATCACCTTTGCACCTTGTGTATACGCGCACGGTGATCGGTCTGGTGGGAATGGCGTTGGCAGCTTGGTGGTTGGGCCGTACCATATCCCCACTTACTCCGCATTTGCGGAATTACTTGCTTACCGGCTTGATCATCGCTGGTCATTGGATCACGTTCTTCGCCGCCATCAAACTCAGCACTGCGAGCATAGCTGCGGCTTGCCTCAGTACCAGCACCGTATTCACTGCTTTGTTGGAACCGTTCTGGTTCAAACGCAAGATCCGTATGTACGAAGTAGTGCTTGGGGTCATCGTTGTTGCAGCGTTGATCATGATCTTCGGTATTGAATCGAAGCATCGCATTGGTATTGCTGTAGCCACATTGAGCGCATTCCTAAGTGCGTGGTTCAACGTAGTAAATGCGGTGCTTGTGAGTCGGGATAATGCGATCAGGATCGGTTTCTACGAAATGCTCGCCGTCGTTCTTTCGATCGGGATCTACTTGCTCATCACCAATGACCTGCCTTTGCCATTGTGGGAGTTACCGACCGATACGATCATCTATCAATTGATCCTTGGTCTCGTCTGCACATCGTTCGCATTCGTTATTGGAATAGCCGTCATGAGGCAGTTGTCTCCTTTCACCGTTGTACTAACTGTGAACTTGGAACCCATCTACACGATCATCATCGCATTGATGATCTGGGGCGCGGAAGAGCAGATGAAGCTGGGATCATACTTTGGTATTGCATTGATCTTGGGATGCTTGATGGTGAATGGCTGGTTACAGCGCAAGAAAGCTCGCGGTGAAGTGGTGACACCAGCACCCTTGACCCAAGGGTGA
- a CDS encoding cyclase family protein, with protein sequence MIAEISHHGRTFKVDLSKPLDLSIPIRSGTGHLRAWGVDPVRMEPVQNRDTIYAVQQGAPVNFRNVFFNPHGHGTHTECVGHISPIVHSVGSIFKRYFFTAQLLSIRPQDRRTEGQTVDNVITLEQLRSALSERPPEALVLRTLPYVDHREHDWTGTNPPYIQASACSWLRSIGVKHLLLDLPSVDREEDGGKLEAHHAFWGHPHTRDQESTITELINVPTDIRDGNYLLEIQLANFVNDAAPSRPVLYAIIP encoded by the coding sequence ATGATCGCTGAGATCTCACACCACGGCCGTACGTTCAAGGTTGACCTTTCAAAACCGCTCGACCTGTCCATTCCAATTCGTTCCGGAACCGGACATTTACGCGCATGGGGAGTTGATCCCGTTCGCATGGAACCCGTTCAGAATAGGGATACGATCTATGCCGTTCAGCAAGGTGCTCCAGTGAATTTCCGGAATGTGTTCTTCAATCCGCATGGACATGGCACGCACACTGAATGTGTCGGTCACATTTCACCCATCGTTCATTCGGTAGGCAGTATTTTCAAGCGTTATTTCTTTACCGCTCAATTGCTCAGTATCCGACCGCAGGATCGCCGGACCGAAGGGCAAACCGTGGATAACGTGATCACCTTGGAGCAATTACGCAGTGCCTTATCAGAACGGCCTCCGGAGGCTTTGGTTCTAAGAACTTTGCCTTACGTTGATCACCGGGAACATGACTGGACCGGGACCAATCCGCCCTATATCCAAGCCTCTGCGTGTTCATGGTTACGAAGTATTGGCGTAAAACATCTATTGCTTGATCTTCCCAGTGTTGACCGCGAAGAGGATGGCGGAAAGCTGGAGGCGCACCACGCATTCTGGGGACATCCGCACACACGGGATCAGGAAAGCACCATTACCGAATTGATCAACGTACCAACTGATATCCGGGATGGGAATTACCTCCTGGAAATACAACTGGCCAACTTCGTGAACGACGCTGCACCCAGCCGTCCGGTGCTTTACGCGATCATCCCATGA
- a CDS encoding DUF3108 domain-containing protein, giving the protein MASKAVFSLFGAGVLSLAFAQGGFPPSPVTPSPGRAINYPLRTIQHDAFKPGEKLTYVVHYGWIDAGEAVVELKKSDRDLQGREVWHAVGTGRSLGAFNAFFKVDDTYQSYFDAQGVFPWIFDRKVSEGGYEFTQNYIYTQNQREVKTQEDKVYKVPGSVQDMLSAFYYARTINYSTAVVGDVYTIETFMDGELWPLRMQFMGKETIKLRNGKYKCLKFQPVVQEGRIFEGNDDLNVWITDDGNHIPVLAQAQVLVGSIKMELASYEGLAHPIAKE; this is encoded by the coding sequence ATGGCAAGTAAAGCAGTCTTTTCATTGTTCGGGGCAGGTGTTCTCAGCTTGGCGTTTGCACAAGGTGGTTTTCCGCCAAGCCCTGTAACCCCTTCACCCGGTCGCGCGATCAATTATCCGTTGCGCACGATCCAACACGATGCCTTCAAACCCGGTGAAAAACTAACCTATGTAGTTCACTACGGCTGGATAGATGCGGGTGAAGCAGTCGTTGAACTCAAAAAAAGCGACCGCGATCTTCAAGGCCGCGAGGTTTGGCATGCGGTCGGTACAGGTAGAAGCTTGGGTGCGTTCAATGCATTCTTTAAAGTGGATGATACATACCAGTCCTACTTTGATGCGCAAGGGGTGTTCCCGTGGATCTTTGATCGTAAGGTGAGTGAAGGTGGGTATGAATTTACCCAGAACTACATCTATACACAGAACCAGCGGGAAGTTAAGACCCAAGAGGACAAGGTGTACAAAGTGCCGGGAAGTGTTCAGGACATGCTTAGCGCCTTCTATTATGCACGTACGATCAATTATAGCACCGCTGTAGTGGGTGATGTGTACACGATCGAGACGTTCATGGATGGTGAGCTTTGGCCGCTGCGCATGCAGTTCATGGGTAAAGAGACGATCAAGTTGCGCAATGGAAAATACAAGTGTCTGAAATTCCAACCAGTCGTGCAAGAAGGCCGTATTTTCGAGGGTAACGATGACCTTAATGTGTGGATCACGGACGACGGAAACCACATTCCAGTGCTTGCGCAAGCGCAAGTGCTCGTGGGCTCCATTAAGATGGAACTTGCCAGTTACGAAGGCCTGGCGCACCCGATCGCGAAGGAATAA